The Urbifossiella limnaea genome has a window encoding:
- a CDS encoding glucose-6-phosphate isomerase, which translates to MQLPDENITFEFGRLVTKPPEAWTPLAELQAQHFVSPDRLDALKPLLNQVRGRVAAERELNSVPAKDQPLQPGFINLPQQLLDGFRRKQDASDLGKVLRVANRLKENVDRVVVLGIGGSYLGAKALFDALCHAHHNEMPAKLRMGKPRVYFEGNALDNDALQELLELLENTCVDPDIAEERWGVVVVSKSGGTIETAAAFRALRAEAQKYYGPKDPILKQVVVPVTGPKGKLRDLCKADGYADDDILTIPDDVGGRFSVFTPVGLLPAAVMGLDVRALLLGAATMTKRFLEEPAEKNPVLQFAAVNYLLAEENKKTTRVMACWSKKLEAIGWWYDQLLSESLGKFGRGPTPLTAVYSRDLHSRGQQHQDGARDKTINNLVVRTPKHPPVQVGMADRNEDDLNQFSRKGYPDLLDAALKGTNEAYADAARPSADIVLPALSEHTVGQLMQMLMLATVVEGRLMGINPYGQPGVEAYKANMTRHLKAVPNLPKGEVRDQTKGV; encoded by the coding sequence ATGCAGCTGCCCGACGAAAACATCACCTTCGAGTTCGGCCGGCTCGTCACCAAGCCCCCGGAGGCGTGGACGCCGCTCGCCGAGCTCCAGGCCCAGCACTTCGTCAGCCCCGACCGCCTCGACGCCCTCAAGCCGCTGCTCAACCAGGTCCGCGGCCGCGTCGCCGCCGAGCGCGAGCTGAACTCGGTCCCGGCGAAGGACCAGCCGCTGCAGCCCGGGTTCATCAACCTGCCGCAGCAGCTCCTCGACGGCTTCCGCCGCAAGCAGGACGCCAGCGACCTCGGCAAGGTGCTGCGGGTCGCCAACCGGCTGAAGGAGAACGTGGACCGCGTCGTGGTGCTGGGCATCGGCGGCAGCTACCTCGGGGCGAAGGCGCTGTTCGACGCCCTGTGCCACGCCCACCACAACGAGATGCCGGCGAAGCTGCGGATGGGGAAGCCGCGCGTCTACTTCGAGGGGAACGCCCTCGACAACGACGCGCTGCAGGAGCTGCTGGAGCTCCTGGAGAACACCTGCGTCGACCCGGACATCGCCGAGGAGCGGTGGGGCGTGGTCGTCGTCAGCAAGTCGGGCGGCACCATCGAGACGGCCGCCGCCTTCCGGGCGCTGCGGGCCGAGGCCCAGAAGTACTACGGCCCCAAGGACCCCATCCTGAAGCAGGTGGTGGTGCCGGTCACCGGCCCGAAGGGGAAGCTGCGCGACCTGTGCAAGGCCGACGGCTACGCCGACGACGACATCCTCACCATCCCCGACGACGTCGGCGGCCGGTTCAGCGTGTTCACCCCGGTCGGCTTGCTGCCGGCGGCGGTGATGGGGCTCGACGTGCGGGCGCTGCTGCTCGGCGCCGCCACGATGACGAAGCGGTTCCTCGAAGAGCCCGCCGAGAAGAACCCGGTGCTCCAGTTCGCCGCGGTCAACTACCTGCTGGCGGAGGAGAACAAGAAGACGACCCGGGTGATGGCCTGCTGGTCGAAGAAGCTCGAAGCGATCGGCTGGTGGTACGACCAGCTGCTGAGCGAGAGCCTGGGGAAGTTCGGCCGCGGGCCGACGCCGCTGACGGCCGTGTACAGCCGCGACCTGCACAGCCGCGGCCAGCAGCACCAGGACGGGGCGCGGGACAAGACCATCAACAACCTGGTGGTGCGGACGCCGAAGCACCCGCCGGTGCAGGTGGGCATGGCCGACCGCAACGAGGACGACCTGAACCAGTTCAGCCGCAAGGGCTACCCCGACCTGCTAGACGCGGCGCTGAAGGGGACGAACGAGGCCTACGCCGACGCGGCCCGGCCGAGCGCCGACATCGTCCTGCCGGCGCTGAGCGAGCACACGGTCGGGCAGCTGATGCAGATGCTGATGCTGGCGACGGTGGTGGAGGGCCGGCTGATGGGGATCAACCCCTACGGCCAGCCCGGGGTGGAGGCGTACAAGGCGAACATGACGCGGCACCTGAAGGCGGTGCCGAACCTCCCCAAGGGCGAGGTGCGCGACCAGACGAAGGGCGTGTAA
- a CDS encoding outer membrane protein assembly factor BamB family protein: MSTADTPAGRWPVRAWPAVVILAAVAAAWIVPPLVAPKTMFHFMGWFAAPILGTVAAVVWWTFLARVRGPLRWLVPALVLVPAVALALTLHKGNEMAVAIFGLMAVLVVWLGWVLVSTPLHATPRQAGVVVGILGVWALASAVTVDGLGGDMWPDLRWRWTMSDEEQFAAERKPAPAPVTDAKPVEVGPGDWPGFRGAGRDGLVTGVKLDADWAAHPPELVWKHRVGPGWGSVSVAGGKLFTQEQRGDDEAVVCYDAATGVEVWEWKTPGRFTETIAGPGPRATPTIHGGKAYVQGATGRLARLDAATGKQEWVRDLVADGGVLVQWGFAGSPLVTDGVVIATANGGGGKGVLAYRADTGERAWAAGNGKHSYASPHPATFGGVPQVLVLSDYGLESFRPADGTKLWEHAWTIPDVNRSTQPAVVSDTDVVIGTGVGNDQGIRRLRVSKTSDGWDVKQQWATRGMKPYFNDAVVVGKHLYGFDDDRFACVDLESGKQVWKETAYGHGQVLGLPDQGLLVVQDVKGKVALVRADAADLDELAKVPALTGKTWNHPVVANGRLYVRNGTELACLRLPVR; this comes from the coding sequence GTGAGCACCGCCGACACCCCCGCCGGCCGCTGGCCGGTCCGCGCCTGGCCCGCCGTCGTCATCCTCGCCGCCGTCGCCGCGGCGTGGATCGTGCCGCCGCTCGTCGCGCCGAAGACCATGTTCCACTTCATGGGCTGGTTCGCCGCGCCGATCCTCGGCACCGTCGCCGCCGTCGTCTGGTGGACGTTCCTCGCCCGCGTCCGCGGGCCGCTCCGGTGGCTCGTGCCGGCCCTCGTGCTCGTCCCCGCCGTGGCGCTGGCTCTCACCCTCCACAAGGGGAACGAGATGGCCGTCGCCATCTTCGGGCTCATGGCCGTGCTCGTCGTCTGGCTCGGCTGGGTGCTCGTCAGCACGCCGCTCCACGCCACCCCCCGCCAGGCCGGCGTCGTCGTCGGCATCCTCGGCGTGTGGGCGCTCGCCAGCGCCGTCACCGTGGACGGCCTCGGCGGCGACATGTGGCCCGACCTGCGCTGGCGGTGGACGATGTCCGACGAGGAGCAGTTCGCCGCCGAGCGCAAGCCCGCCCCGGCGCCGGTGACGGACGCCAAGCCGGTCGAGGTCGGCCCCGGCGACTGGCCCGGGTTCCGCGGCGCCGGCCGCGACGGCCTCGTCACCGGCGTCAAGCTCGACGCCGACTGGGCGGCCCACCCGCCCGAACTCGTGTGGAAGCACCGCGTCGGGCCGGGCTGGGGCTCGGTGTCGGTCGCCGGCGGCAAGCTGTTCACGCAGGAGCAGCGCGGCGACGACGAGGCGGTCGTGTGCTACGACGCCGCGACCGGCGTGGAGGTGTGGGAGTGGAAGACGCCGGGCCGGTTCACCGAGACGATCGCCGGGCCGGGGCCGCGGGCCACGCCCACCATCCACGGCGGCAAGGCGTACGTGCAGGGCGCGACCGGCAGGCTGGCCCGCCTCGACGCCGCCACCGGCAAGCAGGAGTGGGTGCGCGACCTGGTGGCCGACGGCGGCGTGCTGGTGCAGTGGGGCTTCGCCGGGTCGCCGCTGGTGACCGACGGCGTGGTCATCGCCACGGCCAACGGCGGCGGCGGCAAGGGCGTCCTCGCCTACCGGGCGGACACGGGCGAGCGGGCGTGGGCGGCCGGCAACGGCAAGCACAGCTACGCCTCGCCGCACCCCGCCACGTTCGGCGGCGTGCCGCAGGTGCTCGTGCTGTCCGACTACGGTCTGGAGTCGTTCCGCCCCGCCGACGGCACGAAGCTGTGGGAGCACGCCTGGACGATCCCGGACGTGAACCGCTCGACGCAGCCGGCGGTGGTGTCGGACACGGACGTGGTGATCGGCACCGGCGTGGGCAACGACCAGGGCATCCGCCGGCTGCGCGTGTCGAAGACGAGCGACGGGTGGGACGTGAAGCAGCAGTGGGCGACGCGCGGGATGAAGCCGTACTTCAACGACGCCGTGGTGGTCGGCAAGCACCTGTACGGCTTCGACGACGACCGCTTCGCCTGCGTGGACCTGGAGAGCGGCAAGCAGGTGTGGAAGGAGACGGCGTACGGCCACGGCCAGGTGCTGGGCCTGCCGGACCAGGGGCTGCTGGTCGTGCAGGACGTGAAGGGGAAGGTGGCGCTGGTGCGGGCGGACGCGGCGGACCTGGACGAGCTGGCGAAGGTGCCGGCGCTGACGGGGAAGACGTGGAACCACCCGGTGGTGGCGAACGGCCGGCTGTACGTCAGGAACGGCACGGAGCTGGCGTGCCTGCGGCTGCCGGTGCGGTAG
- a CDS encoding DUF3365 domain-containing protein, with protein sequence MLYFSFIPAALLLAGAHAAARPIPQPVRWLRFGGWSAFALPMSLFCLSTPVVARLFVLLAVALVAWQLTRRRVRWFLPYSLAAVAVAYGLSFWWAWQDHDALTPLRERYRFESMVDRVPEPRGGNPAGEPLTDLDRPYLRSSQRVRLLWQLHDETVLDFVNRPGFGIGRIGHFTKPSEDNLKAEPRPDPPPQPESPGPAWSLGEVQFAVPLHDHTAASRLHADGLLDFVNPDGSGYVRSRREVAGFLPHAFSRVPEGREWRAVRVELVGLLKHAEPVVYPSDRLPAMADLKDAPTRAPDAFEAAGIDAVRRGEAGFVGRRGDEVRYVGAVRSAEACVKCHGGERGDLLGAFSYRLRPVRVP encoded by the coding sequence GTGCTGTACTTCTCCTTCATCCCGGCCGCACTGCTCCTGGCCGGTGCCCACGCCGCGGCGCGGCCGATCCCGCAACCGGTCCGCTGGCTCCGCTTCGGGGGCTGGAGCGCCTTCGCCCTGCCAATGTCCCTGTTCTGCCTGTCCACCCCGGTCGTCGCCCGGCTGTTCGTCCTCCTCGCGGTCGCGCTCGTCGCCTGGCAGCTCACCCGCCGCCGTGTCCGCTGGTTCCTGCCGTACTCGCTCGCCGCGGTCGCCGTCGCCTACGGCCTGTCCTTCTGGTGGGCCTGGCAGGACCACGACGCACTGACCCCGCTCCGCGAGCGATACCGGTTCGAGTCGATGGTCGACCGGGTGCCCGAGCCGCGCGGCGGCAACCCGGCCGGCGAACCGCTCACCGATCTGGATCGCCCCTACCTGCGATCCTCGCAGCGTGTGCGTCTGCTGTGGCAACTCCACGACGAAACGGTGTTGGATTTCGTGAACCGGCCGGGCTTCGGGATCGGCCGCATCGGGCACTTCACGAAGCCGTCCGAGGACAACTTGAAGGCGGAGCCACGCCCCGACCCGCCGCCGCAGCCGGAGTCGCCGGGGCCGGCGTGGTCGCTCGGCGAGGTGCAGTTCGCGGTGCCGTTGCACGACCACACGGCCGCGTCCCGCCTGCACGCTGATGGCCTCCTCGATTTCGTGAATCCCGACGGCTCGGGTTACGTCCGCTCGCGTCGGGAGGTCGCCGGGTTCCTGCCGCACGCCTTCAGCCGGGTACCGGAGGGGCGCGAGTGGCGGGCGGTGCGCGTCGAACTGGTCGGCCTGCTGAAGCACGCGGAGCCGGTCGTGTACCCGTCCGACCGGCTGCCGGCGATGGCCGACCTGAAGGACGCCCCCACCCGCGCCCCGGACGCCTTCGAGGCCGCCGGCATCGACGCCGTCCGCCGCGGCGAGGCGGGGTTCGTCGGCCGCCGCGGCGACGAGGTGCGCTACGTCGGCGCCGTCCGCAGCGCCGAGGCGTGTGTGAAGTGTCACGGCGGCGAGCGGGGTGATTTGCTCGGGGCGTTCTCGTACCGCCTCCGCCCGGTGCGCGTACCATAG